The sequence AGGTAGGTTCTTATTTCAGAGCATATGAAACGGAAGGTGAACAAAGCGATGATGAGGATGAGGGTGAGAGGTAAGCATGTAATCCTCTCTCTTGTATGTCTGGTGTTAGGTTTCATCCTTGCTTTTTCATTTAGTCTTGCTAACACAGAACAAGCAGAACTTGGGAACCGAACGAATGGTCAGTGGAAACAGGAAGAAGCATTGAGAGATCAGATCCTTGAGTATCAGCAGAAGAATAATAATCTGCAAGAGGAACTCTTTGAGAAACAGGAGAAGGTCGTCAATATGGAGAAGGAATTTTCTAAAGAGAAACAAATTTATTTTAACCTGGCAGAAGATGCAGAGAAGTATCGCATGTACCTGGGGAAGACGAAAGTACAAGGTCCTGGGGTAAACGTAACGTTATCAGATGCTGATTACGATCCGAATGAAGAAAACGCCAATAATTATATCGTTCATGAGCACCATGTCTTTAAGGTGATCAATGAATTATACATTGCCGGGGCTTCTGCCGTAGCGATAAATGGACAAAGGCTAAAGCATGATTCATACATACTATGTAATGGTCCTGTTATTCAAATTGATGGAATCGAATATCCTGCGCCGTTTGAAATTACCGCTATTGGTGACCCGGAAGTGTTATCTTCAGCCATGAACATCACGGGCGGGGTTAAAGACCAGCTTGTAAATGATAATATTATTTTTAAACTGGAAAAAAAGAATACCGTTATTTTAGAACCAAGCATCAGCGAATCCTAAGCAATTGATGACGCATTGACGATTCGCCCAGTTAACAAGTAAGGGCTAGATGTGAAAGTAAGGTGCAATTAATGGACAACAAATTAAAGATAAGCTTCACCATCATTACGATTATTATTGGGTTTATGATTGCTATACAGTTCCAAACAGTCAAAGAACCTGTTGTCCGGGATACACGAGATATATGGGAACTACGAGATGCACTATTAAAAGAAAAAGAAGTCAACTCCAATCTTTATGCAGAAATGCGTGCTGTAGAAACGAAGTTGGAACAGTATAAGACAGAACAGCAGTCGAGTCCAGAACGAGCGTTGAAACAAACATTAGAGGAATTGAAAACAGAAGCGGGTTTGACTGAGAAAACAGGAGCTGGAGTTATCTTAACGATTGAGCCTGCCATGGAAGAAGTCCTACTCGGGGAAAAAGTTCAAAATGTATCACCTGAACTGTTGGAAAGACTTGTGAATGAGCTGAATCGTTATGATGCAGTGGACATTTCCATAGATGGCCATCGCTTGATCAATACCTCGGTCATTCGTGATATTAATGGAGAAACCAAGGTTGATGGTTATTCAATTAAGACAATACCATTTGAAGTGAGAGTTTTAACCAAAGATTTAGCCTCTGCAAAAGAGTTGTATAATCGGATGCAGGTATCACAATCTGTGGAGGACTTTTTTATCGATAATCTTCGAGTCTCTATTTCAAAGCCTTTAGAAAAAGTGACGGTTCCACCACACAAAGATACCATACGGGTCCGTTTAATGGAGCCGGTTAAGGAAAGAGGAGGGAACGGGTAATATGTGGCTTCCCCTTTTAGGGTTGCTGGTAGGGGTCGTATTGGGGCTTCTTACAGATATTAGAATTCCAGATGAGTACTCGAATTATTTATCAATCGCCGTCCTGGCAGCATTGGATACATTATTTGGCGGGATACGTGCCCACCTCCAGAATATTTATGATGACAAGGTCTTTGTATCTGGATTCTTTTTTAATATTTTACTAGCAGCAAGTTTAGCTTTTCTAGGTGTACATCTTGGTGTAGACTTATACCTGGCGGCTGTATTTGCTTTTGGAGTAAGGATATTCCAGAACATTGCAGTGATTAGGAGAATACTTATTAGCAATTGGTCAAATAAACAAGAAAAAAGAGAAAAAAATTAGAATTTTAAAAGGGAATCGTTTTTGTTACGACGAATATCATAATAAGATATACTTAGAATAGTGTTTTTCTAGGATTGTTGTTCCAAATAAACATTCTTTAAGGAGGTGCCATAGAGTGAACAGCAATGAAATTTACGTTAGCCTAGACATCGGTACATCCACAGTAAAAGTAATCATTGGTGAAATGACAAATGATTCCTTAAACATTATCGGTGTAGGAAATGTGAACTCAGAAGGAATCAGAAAAGGTTCCATCGTAGATATAGACGAAACTGTTCATACAATCAAGAAAGCAGTTGAACAAGCGGAAAGGATGGTTGGTTTATCCATAAGCCAAGTCATCGTAGGTATTACTGGCAACCACGTGTCTCTTCAATCTTGTCATGGTGTGGTGGCAGTATCAAGTGATAATCGGGAAATCGGCGATGAAGATGTTCTAAGAGTGATGGATGCAGCCCAGGTTGTTTCTATTCCTCCAGAAAGAGAAATCATCAATGTAATCCCAAGACAATTCATTGTTGATGGATTGGATGAGATTACAGATCCTCGAGGCATGATCGGTGTTCGACTGGAAATGGAAGGCACCATTATTACAGGATCAAAGACGATTTTACATAATACTCTACGTTGTGTAGAAAAGGCGGGCCTTGAAATTGTAGATATCGTTCTCCAACCTCTGGCAGCTGGTTCTGTTGCTTTATCAAAGGATGAGAAGAATCTGGGTGCCGCGTTAATAGATATTGGCGGCGGTTCTACAACGATAGCTGTTTTTGAACAAGGTCACTTAAAAGCTACAACTGTACTACCTGTAGGGGGAGAACATATTACCAAGGATTTATCTATTGGTTTAAGAACTTCAACTGACGATGCAGAGAAAATCAAAACAAAATATGGACATGCTTATTATGACCATGCATCAGAAGATGAAGTGTTCAGTGTACCAATTATTGGTAGTGATCAACATCAGCAATTTAATCAATTAGAAATTTCTGATATCATAGAAGCAAGGCTGGAAGAGATCTTAGACCTAATCAGCCATGAGTTGAAACGAATGGGGATAAGAGACCTGCCGGGTGGATATGTTTTAACTGGTGGTGTAGCAAATCTTCCAGGTGTGTTAGAATTAGCACAAATCGTTTTCCAAAATCGTGTACGGGTGGCAATTCCGGATTATATTGGAGTGAGAGAACCTCAGTATACGACAGCAGTAGGATTGATCAAGTACGCTCAAAAGAATGCTAGATTACAAGGAAGATCTGTTAGTGCAGAACCAGTGCCTGTAGAGGCTGCTGAGAAGCGTCAATCGAAACCAGCTAATAAAAAGCCAAAGCCTGCAAAGGTTAAAGAAGAAGAACATGAAGATGAAAAGGCCATGTCAAAAGTGAAAAAGTTCTTTGGATACTTCTTTGAATAAATAAAGGAATCCATAGATTCGATGAGTTAGGAGGATTTGTCATGTTGGAGTTTGATACAAATTTAGATTCGTTAGCGACAATAAAAGTTATCGGTGTCGGTGGTGGAGGAAATAACGCTGTAAACCGAATGATTGAGCATGGAGTACAGGGTGTTGAATTTATTGCTGTTAATACAGATGCGCAAGCTCTGAATCTATCAAAAGCTGAAATAAAAATGCAAATCGGTGGTAAATTAACTAGAGGATTAGGTGCAGGTGCGAATCCAGAAGTAGGTAAAAAAGCTGCTGAAGAAAGTAAAGAACAAATTGAAGAGGCTTTAAGAGGTGCGGACATGGTCTTTGTCACGGCTGGAATGGGTGGGGGTACCGGAACTGGTGCAGCTCCGGTAATCGCTCAAATTGCCCGTGAGATCGGTGCATTAACAGTCGGTGTTGTGACACGACCTTTCACCTTTGAGGGCAGAAAGCGTTCAAATCAGGCAAGCGGTGGTATCGCTGCAATGAAAGAAGGAGTGGATACCCTTATCGTTATTCCAAACGATCGTCTTCTTGAGATTGTGGATAAGAGCACACCAATGCTTGAAGCTTTCCGTGAAGCTGATAACGTTTTAAGACAAGGTGTACAAGGTATCTCAGATCTAATTGCTACACCTGGTCTGATTAACCTTGACTTTGCCGACGTAAAGACGATTATGTCTAACAAAGGCTCAGCCCTAATGGGTATCGGTGCAGCATCTGGTGAAAACCGGGCAACGGAAGCCGCAAAAAAAGCCGTTTCAAGTCCATTACTTGAGACTTCCATTGACGGGGCACAAGGTGTTCTGATGAATATTACAGGTGGTACGTCCTTAAGTCTATATGAAGTTCAAGAAGCTGCTGACATTGTAGCATCCGCTTCAGATCAAGAAGTGAATATGATCTTCGGTTCCGTCATTAACGAAGATTTAAAAGATGATATTGTGGTAACAGTTATTGCAACCGGGTTTAATGAAGAGGTCATTCAACCTCCAAAGCAAACTCGACCTACATTTGGTGGAATGAAACCGAATCAAAATCCAAACCCAAGCCAATCTATCAAGCGCGAACAACCTAAACGTGAAGAGCCTCAACACCAAGAGCCGGTGAGAACCTCTTCAAACCAGAACCAGGGTGCTGAAGAAACACTGGATATTCCAACCTTCTTACGAAACCGTAATCGCCGTAGATAATGGCTTGACCATAAGAAAAGTAAAACAGTCCCAAAGGCACCCATGCCTTTGGGACTGTTTTTTTTCTCTAATTCATTCAATCAGAATCCCCTTCCTAAAGCATTTTTTTATACCTCGAATCAGGAATATATTTAGTGACATATTTCGTTTTTATCTCTGAAAAGTTTTCCTCTGAAGCATACAAAAAATGACAACCTTTTAAAGGGTATGTACGATATACTTCTGATAAGTCATTCCTATCTCGAAATTCAAGTAACTTTAGCTGGGTGAAGTTTCAAAAGGAGGGTAGAGATTGACCTTATATCTGGATGTCATCTGGTTGTTGAATTTGTTAGTAGACTTTTTCTTATTATGGTTAACTGGGATCATCTTAAAGAGACAATATGCCCTTTGGAGGATTGGAATTGGCAGTTTGATGGGCTCGATCATTATTCTCCTTGCCTTTTCACCTTATGCGCATCTTGCAGGAAATCCTTTTATGAAATTATTGTTTTCAATCATCATGGTGTACTCAGCATTCGGGTATAGAAGGTTACGCTATTACTTATCAAATCTTCTTATGTTTTATTTTGTTACCTTTTTTACAGGTGGGATTTTAATAGGAACTCATTATTTTATAAGTTTCGACCCAAGTGCAGAATCATCCATGCTACTTGCAAGTATCCGTGGATTTGGTGATCCAATAAGCTGGGTATTCGTTATGCTCGCTCTGCCTCTTGCCTGGTATTTTTCTAAAGGGAGAGTAGATAGCATCGAGCATGTGAAGATACAGTATGATCAGCTCCTGAAGGTAAGGATAAAAATTGAAGAATTTCATTGTACCGTAAACGGCCTTGTTGACAGTGGGAATCAACTTCAAGACCCCATATCCAAAAGCCCGGTCATGATTCTGTCAATCGCCGAAATTGAAGGTCAAATTCCAGGTGAAGTGATGGCACTTTGTCACGATGTTGAAGACATTTTCTCTGGTGAAAAATCTATTGACCCACGCTGGTCTGACCGGATGAGAATTGTCCCCGCCCAATCAGTCGGAAGAAAAAGCCAACTTCTTGCCGCTATAAAGCCTGATTCTCTCATTCTGAAGGATCATGAAACAGAATGGGCGATTCCGAATGGATTGATTGCCTTCAGAGAGGATCCGCTTTCAGCAGATGGAAATTTTCAAGCGATCGTTCATCCAAAGATGGCTTCGCAAAAGCCGGTTCTTAACGTTTCTTAAATCAATTATTACTACTATACTCACAATTTAAAGAAATAGAAGGGGGAGCAACAATGAAAAAATTCAAATTTAAATTTTTATACTATTGGTACAAACTGTTAATCAAACTTGGGCTGAAGACAGATGAAATTTACTACATAGGTGGTAGTGAAGCACTTCCCCCTCCATTGACAAAAGAGGAGGAAGAAGTACTACTCAATAAATTGCCTAATGGAGACAAGGCGGCACGTTCGCTATTGATTGAGCGTAATTTAAGGCTAGTCGTATATATAGCACGAAAGTTTGAGAATACCGGGATCAATATTGAAGACTTAATCAGCATCGGGACAATCGGTTTGATTAAAGCAGTTAACACATTCAATCCAGAGAAAAAAATCAAATTAGCTACGTATGCTTCTAGATGTATTGAAAATGAGATTCTCATGTACTTAAGAAGAAATAATAAAATCCGATCTGAAGTTTCGTTCGATGAGCCCCTCAACATTGATTGGGATGGAAATGAATTACTGTTATCAGACGTACTTGGAACAGATGAAGACATTATAACAAAAGACATTGAAGCAACCGTTGATAAAAAATTACTCTTTAACGCCCTTCACCAACTTTCTGATCGTGAAAAACAAATTATGGAGCTGCGTTTTGGTTTAATGGGAGAAGAAGAGAAGACCCAGAAGGATGTCGCTGATATGCTTGGCATCTCACAGTCCTATATCTCCCGGTTAGAAAAGAGGATTATTAAACGTCTAAAGAAGGAATTTAATAAAATGGTATGACAAGAAAGCTGACCTTTTCAATCGAAAAGGTCAGCTTTTTTTTATTATCAGGATTTGAACTTTTTTTTTGTCGGATTTACCCAGATAAATTAAGGGATTTGGAAAGTATGAGCCATTACTTGGCAGAATGAAATGCATATTTTTCCTCTTCAAGGAAATACTGAATTTTGTACAGCAGCTCCTACAAGGAGGGGAAAGAATGACACGTAATAAAGTCGAGATTTGTGGTGTAGATACTTCCAAATTACCAGTTCTCAAGAATGATGAAATGAGAGTACTATTCAAGCAAATGCAAGCGGGCGATATTACCGCAAGAGAAAAACTTGTAAATGGGAATTTGCGCCTCGTCTTAAGTGTAATTCAACGCTTTAATAACCGTGGTGAGTATGTTGATGATTTATTTCAAGTAGGGTGTATCGGGTTAATGAAGTCCATTGATAACTTTGACTTAGGTCAGAACGTTCGATTCTCTACATACGCGGTTCCGATGATTATTGGAGAAATCCGTCGATATTTACGAGACAATAACCCAATAAGAGTATCCCGTTCACTACGAGATATTGCGTACAAAGCTCTGCAAGTAAGGGAAAGATTAATGGGTGAAACATCCAGGGAACCGACTGCTGAAGAAATAGCTAAAGTGCTTGATGTATCTCATGAAGAAATTGTATTTGCGTTAGATGCCATCCAAGATCCTGTTTCGCTGTTTGAACCCATTTATAACGATGGTGGAGATCCTATCTTTGTAATGGACCAACTGAGCGACGAAAAGAACCGTGATTTCCATTGGATTGAAGAGATCGCTCTTCAAGAAGGAATGAGGCGATTAAATGATCGAGAAAAACTCATTATCAGTAAACGCTTCTTTCAAGGGAAAACTCAAATGGAAGTCGCTGACGAGATAGGCATATCTCAGGCACAAGTATCACGTCTGGAAAAAGCAGCAATAAAACAAATGAACAAAAATATTCAATAAGAAAGAAAAGCGGAAGGGCTTTGCCCAGAGGCGACAAGCATAAGGCGAACCATCCGGAAAGGCGTTCTTTGCCTTTTTGGATGGTTTGACTTATGACCTCGAGCCTCTAAGCCCTGCAGCT is a genomic window of Rossellomorea sp. y25 containing:
- the ftsZ gene encoding cell division protein FtsZ, giving the protein MLEFDTNLDSLATIKVIGVGGGGNNAVNRMIEHGVQGVEFIAVNTDAQALNLSKAEIKMQIGGKLTRGLGAGANPEVGKKAAEESKEQIEEALRGADMVFVTAGMGGGTGTGAAPVIAQIAREIGALTVGVVTRPFTFEGRKRSNQASGGIAAMKEGVDTLIVIPNDRLLEIVDKSTPMLEAFREADNVLRQGVQGISDLIATPGLINLDFADVKTIMSNKGSALMGIGAASGENRATEAAKKAVSSPLLETSIDGAQGVLMNITGGTSLSLYEVQEAADIVASASDQEVNMIFGSVINEDLKDDIVVTVIATGFNEEVIQPPKQTRPTFGGMKPNQNPNPSQSIKREQPKREEPQHQEPVRTSSNQNQGAEETLDIPTFLRNRNRRR
- a CDS encoding DUF881 domain-containing protein — protein: MRVRGKHVILSLVCLVLGFILAFSFSLANTEQAELGNRTNGQWKQEEALRDQILEYQQKNNNLQEELFEKQEKVVNMEKEFSKEKQIYFNLAEDAEKYRMYLGKTKVQGPGVNVTLSDADYDPNEENANNYIVHEHHVFKVINELYIAGASAVAINGQRLKHDSYILCNGPVIQIDGIEYPAPFEITAIGDPEVLSSAMNITGGVKDQLVNDNIIFKLEKKNTVILEPSISES
- a CDS encoding small basic family protein is translated as MWLPLLGLLVGVVLGLLTDIRIPDEYSNYLSIAVLAALDTLFGGIRAHLQNIYDDKVFVSGFFFNILLAASLAFLGVHLGVDLYLAAVFAFGVRIFQNIAVIRRILISNWSNKQEKREKN
- a CDS encoding DUF881 domain-containing protein — encoded protein: MDNKLKISFTIITIIIGFMIAIQFQTVKEPVVRDTRDIWELRDALLKEKEVNSNLYAEMRAVETKLEQYKTEQQSSPERALKQTLEELKTEAGLTEKTGAGVILTIEPAMEEVLLGEKVQNVSPELLERLVNELNRYDAVDISIDGHRLINTSVIRDINGETKVDGYSIKTIPFEVRVLTKDLASAKELYNRMQVSQSVEDFFIDNLRVSISKPLEKVTVPPHKDTIRVRLMEPVKERGGNG
- the sigE gene encoding RNA polymerase sporulation sigma factor SigE — protein: MKKFKFKFLYYWYKLLIKLGLKTDEIYYIGGSEALPPPLTKEEEEVLLNKLPNGDKAARSLLIERNLRLVVYIARKFENTGINIEDLISIGTIGLIKAVNTFNPEKKIKLATYASRCIENEILMYLRRNNKIRSEVSFDEPLNIDWDGNELLLSDVLGTDEDIITKDIEATVDKKLLFNALHQLSDREKQIMELRFGLMGEEEKTQKDVADMLGISQSYISRLEKRIIKRLKKEFNKMV
- the ftsA gene encoding cell division protein FtsA, with translation MNSNEIYVSLDIGTSTVKVIIGEMTNDSLNIIGVGNVNSEGIRKGSIVDIDETVHTIKKAVEQAERMVGLSISQVIVGITGNHVSLQSCHGVVAVSSDNREIGDEDVLRVMDAAQVVSIPPEREIINVIPRQFIVDGLDEITDPRGMIGVRLEMEGTIITGSKTILHNTLRCVEKAGLEIVDIVLQPLAAGSVALSKDEKNLGAALIDIGGGSTTIAVFEQGHLKATTVLPVGGEHITKDLSIGLRTSTDDAEKIKTKYGHAYYDHASEDEVFSVPIIGSDQHQQFNQLEISDIIEARLEEILDLISHELKRMGIRDLPGGYVLTGGVANLPGVLELAQIVFQNRVRVAIPDYIGVREPQYTTAVGLIKYAQKNARLQGRSVSAEPVPVEAAEKRQSKPANKKPKPAKVKEEEHEDEKAMSKVKKFFGYFFE
- the sigG gene encoding RNA polymerase sporulation sigma factor SigG produces the protein MTRNKVEICGVDTSKLPVLKNDEMRVLFKQMQAGDITAREKLVNGNLRLVLSVIQRFNNRGEYVDDLFQVGCIGLMKSIDNFDLGQNVRFSTYAVPMIIGEIRRYLRDNNPIRVSRSLRDIAYKALQVRERLMGETSREPTAEEIAKVLDVSHEEIVFALDAIQDPVSLFEPIYNDGGDPIFVMDQLSDEKNRDFHWIEEIALQEGMRRLNDREKLIISKRFFQGKTQMEVADEIGISQAQVSRLEKAAIKQMNKNIQ
- the spoIIGA gene encoding sigma-E processing peptidase SpoIIGA, which produces MTLYLDVIWLLNLLVDFFLLWLTGIILKRQYALWRIGIGSLMGSIIILLAFSPYAHLAGNPFMKLLFSIIMVYSAFGYRRLRYYLSNLLMFYFVTFFTGGILIGTHYFISFDPSAESSMLLASIRGFGDPISWVFVMLALPLAWYFSKGRVDSIEHVKIQYDQLLKVRIKIEEFHCTVNGLVDSGNQLQDPISKSPVMILSIAEIEGQIPGEVMALCHDVEDIFSGEKSIDPRWSDRMRIVPAQSVGRKSQLLAAIKPDSLILKDHETEWAIPNGLIAFREDPLSADGNFQAIVHPKMASQKPVLNVS